A portion of the Manihot esculenta cultivar AM560-2 chromosome 2, M.esculenta_v8, whole genome shotgun sequence genome contains these proteins:
- the LOC110608784 gene encoding probable serine/threonine-protein kinase PBL7 yields the protein MTNGNLAAEPYSALPPQGSNSANHKHALGALIIGIAVSMVAASLCLFFRRRLCPLFRQRWKHKGSLKDEGLSLRCFQLEELEKATNNFSEECLVGSGAFGNVYKGTFEIEGTLAIKRAHADSFQSVEEFRNEVRLLSQVKHRNLVSLVGFCEETGGKRAKLLVYEYVPNGSLLEYIIGKCRRSLTWRQRVNIAIGAAKGIAHLHDGVKPSIIHRDIKPSNILVGEDFDAKVSDFGLVKLGPIGDQSHVSSQIKGTPGYLDPAYCSSFHLSPFSDVYSFGVILLQLVSARPAVDSSRNQSNYHIIEWARPSLERGDVAEILDANLLTEPCNMEIMLKMGQLGLRCVEQNPKKRPKMAQVWQELEQALHSTDSFREPSMGSRASCYRSTDHGPRRSTDCESSQSFVSIDGVGFQRFRVEMDSLSFQSASLRCFQVDSVSIDIDNLREIDEEKVKKTSIGHM from the exons ATGACAAATGGGAATTTGGCGGCGGAGCCATATTCAGCATTACCACCTCAAGGGTCCAATTCTGCAAACCACAAGCATGCATTGGGAGCTCTCATCATTGGCATTGCAGTATCCATGGTGGCTGCTTCATTATGCTTATTTTTCAGGAGAAGGCTTTGTCCACTTTTTAGACAACGGTGGAAGCATAAAG GAAGTTTGAAAGATGAGGGACTATCATTAAGGTGTTTTCAATTGGAAGAACTGGAAAAGGCTACCAATAATTTCAGTGAAGAGTGCCTGGTGGGATCCGGTGCATTTGGCAATGTCTACAAAGGAACATTTGAAATAGAAGGTACTCTTGCAATTAAGAGAGCTCATGCTGATTCATTCCAAAGCGTTGAAGAATTTAGAAATG AAGTGAGGCTACTTTCTCAAGTTAAACATAGGAACCTTGTAAGTTTGGTgggattttgtgaagaaactG GAGGCAAAAGGGCGAAACTCTTGGTCTACGAGTATGTTCCAAATGGTTCTCTGCTAGAGTACATTATAG GAAAATGCAGGAGAAGCTTAACTTGGAGGCAAAGAGTAAACATAGCAATTGGAGCAGCGAAAG GAATAGCTCATTTGCATGACGGGGTCAAGCCCAGCATAATCCATCGCGATATAAAACCAAGTAACATTTTAGTAGGAGAGGATTTTGACGCCAAGGTTTCGGATTTTGGACTTGTAAAACTGGGGCCTATTGGAGATCAATCTCATGTCAGCAGCCAGATTAAAGGGACGCCAGGATACCTTGATCCTGCTTATTGCTCCAGCTTTCATTTGAGTCCCTTCAGTGATGTGTATAGCTTTGGAGTTATACTTCTGCAACTTGTTTCTGCTAGGCCTGCGGTTGATTCAAGCAGGAACCAATCCAATTATCATATAATTGAATGG GCAAGGCCTAGCTTAGAGAGGGGAGACGTAGCAGAAATATTAGACGCAAATCTTCTGACAGAACCATGCAACATGGAAATAATGCTAAAAATGGGGCAACTTGGTCTGAGATGCGTAGAGCAAAATCCCAAAAAGCGTCCTAAAATGGCACAGGTGTGGCAGGAGCTAGAACAGGCTTTACATTCTACAGATAGCTTCAGAGAACCTTCAATGGGTTCTCGGGCATCTTGTTATCGATCCACAGATCATGGACCTCGAAGATCAACAGACTGTGAGTCTTCCCAGAGCTTTGTCAGCATCGATGGTGTTGGATTTCAACGGTTTCGTGTAGAGATGGATAGCCTCTCCTTTCAAAGTGCAAGCTTGAGGTGTTTTCAAGTCGATAGTGTCAGCATCGACATTGACAATTTGAGAGAAATTGATGAGGAAAAGGTAAAGAAGACATCGATTGGACATATGTGA
- the LOC110606965 gene encoding NEP1-interacting protein-like 1 isoform X2 — MEYYPYPSRFSMPLLPSFGDFVGKVKEVCNFAVSAIIGNIFSAIFTFFFALVGTLLGAMTGALIGQETESGFVRGAAVGAISGAVFSIEVFESSLLLWQSDESGIGCLLYLIDVIASLLSGRLVRERIGPAMLSAVQSQMGAVETSFDEVQNIFDTGGAKGLPGDSVEKIPKIKITSNNNGDASGERVACSVCLQDFQLGETVRSLPHCHHMFHLPCIDKWLLRHASCPLCRRDL, encoded by the exons ATGGAGTATTATCCGTACCCATCTCGATTTTCTATGCCTTTATTGCCTTCCTTTGGAGATTTCGTTGGAAAGGTTAAAGAAGTTTGCAATTTTGCCGTTTCTGCAATCATTGGGAACATTTTCTCTGCAATATTCACCTTCTTCTTTGCTTTAG TGGGCACCTTGTTAGGAGCCATGACCGGAGCTTTGATAGGCCAAGAAACTGAGAGTGGGTTTGTTCGAGGGGCTGCAGTTGGAGCCATATCAGGAGCTGTTTTCTCTATTGAAGTCTTTgaatcttctcttcttctttggcAGTCAGATGAATCTGGGATTGGATGTCTCCTCTACTTG ATTGATGTTATTGCAAGCCTTCTTAGTGGGAGACTTGTTCGGGAGCGAATTGGTCCAGCCATGTTAAGTGCAGTACAAAGCCAG ATGGGAGCTGTTGAAACAAGCTTTGATGAGGTCCAGAACATCTTTGACACTGGTGGTGCCAAAGGATTGCCTGGTGATTCTGTTGAAAAGATCCccaagatcaaaatcacaagcAACAACAATGGAGATGCTTCAGGGGAGAGAGTTGCTTGTTCTGTTTGCCTTCAG GATTTTCAGCTTGGAGAGACTGTGAGAAGCTTGCCTCATTGTCATCACATGTTCCACCTACCTTGCATAGATAAGTGGCTGCTTAGGCATGCTTCCTGCCCACTCTGCAGAAGGGATCTCTGA
- the LOC110606965 gene encoding NEP1-interacting protein-like 1 isoform X1, translated as MEYYPYPSRFSMPLLPSFGDFVGKVKEVCNFAVSAIIGNIFSAIFTFFFALVGTLLGAMTGALIGQETESGFVRGAAVGAISGAVFSIEVFESSLLLWQSDESGIGCLLYLIDVIASLLSGRLVRERIGPAMLSAVQSQMGAVETSFDEVQNIFDTGGAKGLPGDSVEKIPKIKITSNNNGDASGERVACSVCLQVQSLLPQFCWKLIFIFKLVIGMLISQSENEVVHNANMQDFQLGETVRSLPHCHHMFHLPCIDKWLLRHASCPLCRRDL; from the exons ATGGAGTATTATCCGTACCCATCTCGATTTTCTATGCCTTTATTGCCTTCCTTTGGAGATTTCGTTGGAAAGGTTAAAGAAGTTTGCAATTTTGCCGTTTCTGCAATCATTGGGAACATTTTCTCTGCAATATTCACCTTCTTCTTTGCTTTAG TGGGCACCTTGTTAGGAGCCATGACCGGAGCTTTGATAGGCCAAGAAACTGAGAGTGGGTTTGTTCGAGGGGCTGCAGTTGGAGCCATATCAGGAGCTGTTTTCTCTATTGAAGTCTTTgaatcttctcttcttctttggcAGTCAGATGAATCTGGGATTGGATGTCTCCTCTACTTG ATTGATGTTATTGCAAGCCTTCTTAGTGGGAGACTTGTTCGGGAGCGAATTGGTCCAGCCATGTTAAGTGCAGTACAAAGCCAG ATGGGAGCTGTTGAAACAAGCTTTGATGAGGTCCAGAACATCTTTGACACTGGTGGTGCCAAAGGATTGCCTGGTGATTCTGTTGAAAAGATCCccaagatcaaaatcacaagcAACAACAATGGAGATGCTTCAGGGGAGAGAGTTGCTTGTTCTGTTTGCCTTCAGGTACAGTCCCTCCTCCCTCAATTTTGCTGGAAATTAATCTTTATTTTCAAATTGGTGATCGGAATGTTGATTAGTCAATCGGAAAATGAAGTTGTTCATAATGCAAACATGCAGGATTTTCAGCTTGGAGAGACTGTGAGAAGCTTGCCTCATTGTCATCACATGTTCCACCTACCTTGCATAGATAAGTGGCTGCTTAGGCATGCTTCCTGCCCACTCTGCAGAAGGGATCTCTGA